One window of the Synergistaceae bacterium genome contains the following:
- the whiA gene encoding DNA-binding protein WhiA, with product MHSPEEDLWDEWASFPLSSEERATSEAAGIVTGLRAGVRTRKNAPDEIFLSSSRLWVLRRLLKIWRLSGWERVLDLSGRTLVSKTTKGPVRLALPEDVYEEVTRFAPQRNWDWMRGLWGSCGSLYFPKSGYYLALRLKEKDVFSRVGKILQRARILWSERAVHSAWEAILRDQEEIVTFLSKIGLSGVSLSIEDRAVLRSVRNRANRMRNCDTANIRKTLKVAEEQLELARKLKREGRIETLPGPLRSLVEARLEYPESSLAELGDVLSPPVTKSTIKYRWKRLCELLSE from the coding sequence ATGCACTCTCCGGAGGAAGACCTTTGGGACGAATGGGCGTCATTTCCGCTTTCTTCCGAAGAGAGAGCCACGTCGGAGGCGGCGGGCATCGTGACGGGACTGCGGGCGGGCGTCAGAACCCGGAAGAACGCTCCGGACGAGATATTTCTCAGCAGTTCCCGCCTGTGGGTTTTGCGGCGTCTCCTGAAAATCTGGAGGCTTTCAGGGTGGGAGCGGGTTTTGGACCTGAGCGGACGGACCCTCGTCTCCAAAACGACGAAGGGGCCCGTGCGGCTTGCCCTGCCTGAAGACGTTTACGAAGAGGTGACGCGTTTCGCGCCTCAGAGGAACTGGGACTGGATGCGGGGCCTGTGGGGGAGCTGCGGTTCTCTTTATTTTCCGAAATCCGGTTATTATCTCGCCCTTCGCCTGAAGGAAAAAGACGTCTTTTCCCGCGTGGGGAAAATTCTGCAAAGGGCCCGTATCCTCTGGAGCGAGCGCGCGGTACACAGCGCCTGGGAGGCGATTTTGCGGGATCAGGAGGAAATTGTGACTTTTCTGAGTAAAATCGGCCTTTCGGGAGTGTCGCTTTCCATAGAGGACAGGGCGGTTCTGCGGTCGGTGCGCAACCGCGCCAATCGTATGCGCAACTGCGACACGGCCAATATTCGAAAAACCCTGAAAGTGGCCGAGGAGCAGCTGGAGCTGGCCCGAAAGCTGAAGAGGGAAGGACGGATTGAAACGCTGCCGGGCCCTCTGAGGTCTCTTGTGGAGGCCCGACTGGAATATCCCGAGTCGTCGCTGGCGGAACTTGGGGACGTTTTATCTCCTCCGGTGACGAAAAGTACGATAAAATATCGATGGAAACGTTTATGTGAATTGCTGAGTGAGTGA